In Setaria italica strain Yugu1 chromosome I, Setaria_italica_v2.0, whole genome shotgun sequence, the genomic window aattcatAGAGGAGAGGTAAGAATATGTTCTCCATATGCATAATGGATTTGTCAACCGTGTCTACTACTTACGAAATAAGAAATTGGCATATCACGAATGCAAGTCCGAATTAAGGGTGTGTTTAGATTCTTGCCCACACCAGCCCTGCCAAAGCGCTGGGCGTGGCCAAAATTCGGCGGACGATGTAGCCGCCCCGATTTGGCCAGCCAGAGGCGCAAAAATGAACGACTGAAATCGGGCCTGCCAGATCAGGGTCAGTGTCACAACGACCCTCTCTTCAACAGTCAACGGCCAAATGGCATGGCTGGTAGGGGCACCCATCCAAACGTCCCCTAAGACAACAAGAGACTTATCCTTGACAAATTTGTGTCTGGTTTactgcataataatatataggTACAAAAGACTTTGATAACACATATGGGCATgcaattgcaaagaaaaaacacaaatATGAAAATTTTAGTCACTTGAAAATATATGATctttagtttcaaaaaaatatatgatcTCTGTTATCACCTAAAATTGACATGACTTTTTGTCAATTTTAATCAAATTTCAGGCTACTAAAAGCTACGCATTCAAGTTGTTGATCTGGTCCTGGAAAAAGTGAATGACATTTCACAATCATTGGTTACTGGCTCCTCTCATATAAAAGGTCATTTAATAACTTGATTTAATTGAAGATGTGCAACTAATTTATTAGTAAACAATGGTAAGTATGGTTAATGAAAATAGGCAGATTTCTAAGATAAACAGAAAATGGATATATTTCCATGTCAAGAAAGATGTTTTCAACAGTGTCAGAGCTAGGATTGTGCCAAAGATAAGGCAAAAGTTTAGGTGGGAAATAAAATTGTAGCTAATGGGTCACATCACATATACTATACATCTTGGTTAGACATTTATATTATAAATATAAAAGATGCAATGCGCATGTTTCCAATCCCAGTTAAATATAGCTAACCCAGTCAAACAAATTactcaaaaaaatatatgtgcGTGTAATTGGTTTGCAGCTTGCTTCTGCACACCTTTTATTATTTCCATACAGCAATGCAGGGCACCTTCAGGGTGCATCGGTCAGTAGGTGATtaaatgtttttcttttcatcacTGTAAAAAAATGCGACCTTCTGACATGCACTAATGATCTAAATAAATGCAATCTACAATTTAGGAAACATACCGATTAACAATAACCTCTGCCTGTGGAGAAGCTTTTTTATACTGTGATAACTCATCAAACACAACCTCCGGAGACTTTGAACCATCATCACGTACAGAAATTTCAATTTCTTGAAGTACTGTTGCTTTTGACATAAGAAACTCAATGAACTGCATCTCGTTTGTGTGGCCAATGCTCTCAAATAAACAGAAACATTTCAGTCTAGAGAATAGCCCAACAGTGCGTTGTGCATTCAGTAGTTCTTCCATGTTCACTTCATCGTTCTCTTCACTTTCATGCAGGCTCTACAAAAAATGATGATGTAAATCAATAAATTAAGTCTTGAGAAATTAATATAACAAAAAAATTGAATACCATTTTACACTACCGTGATACGCAGATCCTCCAGGTTGGGAGCATTCCTGAGTATGCAGAACATTGATAAAACTGTGGATGACTTGGTAATAAGAATAGTATGGAGTGATAGGTCCTTCAAGTTCATAAAGTATGAAAGCCGTTCCACAATAGTATCATCTGTGATCTGAAACATACCCAGATTAggtgaaagaaaaataatctAATAAAACAACTGAAACTGGATGTACAATTATGCTTTTTAACTGGTCCTTCATGTTTTACTAAATTCACATGAAGGCAAACTAATACACATGGGCACATATTGTAAAAATTGTATCATAAACCTTTTCAGCACCAAAAACATAAGATTTGgttccaaaagaaagaaaatactGTAAACAAAATACAGGAAATCACAATGTTTTGTAAATCTGCAGTTTTACCTGCCCCCCATATGTTTTTTATGAGGTGAACAGTTAACCACGGCTAGAGATATGATTAGCACCCCACACGCAGTACAATATAGCCTAATAAACCATAATTAATAACGTGAGTTCATGTGATGCATACAGCTATACACAAAAACACAAACTCTCCATTTAACAGGCAAACATAGGAGAACAACCATCCAAGCCAATTTTTAGCAATGCATATGAAAGCATCATATCATACCAGGTAAACAATGCTCCAGGAGGCAACAaccaaagaaaagaaacttaCTTCCACAGACAGGTTCTTGACTTTGGACAGCCCTGGCAGGATCCTCGGCAACTCAGGGCCTTCCAGGTGAACTCTTGCTTCCTCAATGAGTGGAAGATCATCTATCCGCCACCCATAGTCCTGCCAAGCGCTGATTATGAAGTGTTTGAGGTTCGGTGCCCTTATGGTCCAGTCACTGTAGTTTCCCTCATGCATATGGTCGCTGCCAATCGACGGGAACAGGAGGATAAGAGATCTCAACGATGGGCACTTGGCAATCAGTGCCTCAAATGTCCTCTCCCCGTTCTCAACGAAGCTGACATCATCCAGTTGGAGTGCCAAAAGGTTGGGGAAGCTGTCGAAGGAGGGCGGCAGGGGTGGGATATCGCAGTGCTTGAGCAGCAGCGAGGTAAGTTCGCGGCAGGAGAAGAGCGAGGACGGAAGAAGGGGCAATCGCAGCAAGAGCACAGGAGTGAAGCACACGACTAGGTACCGTATGCCCTTGGTGGCGAGGGCGCGGAGCCAGCCGTCGATCTTGCAGTAGGATTCCTCCGGGACATCAAGCTGGGCACGGGAGACGTTGCAGGTGTACCTGTTGAGGACGGCATCTACGGCAGCCGGTGGATCTCCGGCGACGAGCTCAAGGCCGGGGCACTCGGCCCAGCGATAGCGCCAGGGCTTCGCCAAGGCGGAGGTGCGGACGGCGTCATCAAGCGGCAGGCGCCGGAGGATCTCTTCCACCATCTCGACGGGGAGGGGGCTCAGGTGGTCCGGCCCATCGGGCGTGGCCGGAGACCGCGATGTCGTCCGCGGGCGCTTGCTGCTGAGGCCCAGCGCCAGCGACAGCATCATCCTCCGCGGTTTGGGGGGCGGACGAGCAAGGTGAGCCAATCTCGAAACCCTAGAATTCTGGCGGTGGGCTCTATCTGTCGGAAGGGAAGAAGAGGGGAATGAACTCCAGTGGAGACCTGGTGAAGGGAAATTAATCGGGGAAACAGCGGCGGGGATGCTGACGCGACACTGGGACTGAAGTGATCCCTGCAGGACGTAGTTTGGAAAACGTGGGCCATATACGTCAGTTTACTAAAGTTAATAtggaaaataaaaatgatatgAGAAAATGCAGAATTATTGGGAAAACTAAAATACTCCCtacgttccaaattataagtcattctaatttttttagagTTAAAACATCCAagtttatacaataaagtactaacattcatgatatcaaataggtatatagtttcttcattaaatatattttcatagtatatctattcggtgccataaattttTATGatcatctctataattttggtcaacataaaataatttgactctccaaaaaagttgaaatgacttataatttggaacggagggattGGAACCGAGGGAGTAGTTGAGCACTCTTTATGTCATTCGTAGTGTAGAATCATACGAAACTTCATCGCTCATTTTTTTAGCCAAAAGCAATATGTATATTGGTTATATCGTATACGAACTCACGCGTGGGTGTACATTCCAGAACGTGAGACCAAAATGCATATTCTTCTATCTCACATGGttccttatttttttcataattgTTTGGTTTATGACTCTAGCAAAATCAATATACGCCTAGCCTCACAGATGTAGCAAGGAATTGGAGAGGGCAAAATGAAACTTGCAAATGGAAGAGGTAACCCTTATCAGAGAGGTCGGGGGAGACCAACGCCGATGCCGGCGAGAGGGATAAAATGCGTAATGTGTGACAAAAATCGAGCTTTGTGACCAAGGATGAAATTGATTTATCCTCCTTTTtaatttcctttcctttttttaggaggagttttctcttttcttttggttttgagTGTGTGCGCATTTGCTGGTAATTAAAGTCACCCGAGACAACCCAGTCAACCAAACAAGCTCAACCCGCTAGCACAATGCAATGCAGGCTCTAATGGATGGAGATCCAGTGCAGTGTTAATTGCTTCTCTCtgtcccaaaatatagctacgtttaggtTTTCAAAGTCAAAAATTTAGAACTTTGACtaacaatatctctaaaaataaattatttcaagtagaaaaaattacatattataatagttggtttcacAATATATCTACTTACATCATTTTTATGTTGTTAGCCTTTATGATTATTTCTCTATTTATACTAAAAATTATTTCCCAAAGGATTTTTCCTTCTTACATCTCTATTCCCCATTCTTGGACTATTGCATATTACTCTGATTACCAATTATTGCTGCAGTAATCAACTATTAACAAAATGATAATCCTAAGAAAGGCATGTAGGAATTGGGCAAGAATTATATTTGACCTTCTAGTTTGGCTAGCAAGAGACCTTCGGTCAAATGTTTATCTAGCTAATGAGGGAAACATAAGTACACTGTACTTTGGAATGAATGACACATAAAGCAATCAAACACGATTTTTAATTTATGAGAACCATTATATATCATCTTTAGTATCCTGTGGTTGGTTGTGTTCTATTGTTGGCCATCCCACTCCTTGATGATGGAAGTGGCGACAGGTGGGCCGTGGGCCAGTGTTCAACATGGCCACCTCTCTGCTCCAATTGTTTGCATTTCGCTCGGGCGTCAATGCTGGTGACTAATTACAGAACCTGATTCTTTGTGTGCAAAGGTTCTAAAAGGGAGATACTATCCGAATTGCTCCTTCATGGATTTTGATCCCACAAGATTGAGTTCTTTTACATGGCGAAGCTTGATGTTCGGAAAAGGCCTCCTTGATCGTGTCATTCTTTTTTGGCGAGTTGGTAATGGGGAAGAAATCAGAATTACAAAGGACAGATGGATCCTTGATGCACCATGTCATCCAATTCGTCCTACTGTCCAAATGCCTGATGATCTTAAGTTGAGATCCCTAATTGATGAGTCCTCTAGACAGTGGAATGAGGAATTAGTACGTATATGTTTCAGGCCTGCTGATGCGGAGTGCATCCTAAATATCATTCTCAGTCATAACTGGGTCCTTGATTATGTTTCCTGGCCATTCACAAAGACGGGCATATACACGGTAAAATCAGCATACATCATGGCTAAATGTGAGGCAATACATCTAAAGGCTAGTGCTAAGGGCAAGGGGGAATCATCATTCATCAGACCAAGTATGTAATGCGAATGAATGGAAGCGTCTTTGGAAGATAAAGGCTCTACCCAAGATGAAAATTGTTCTGTGGCATTTTGCACATAATTGCCTCCCAACTGGACAGCAACTCAGGATTAGAAATATCCCAGCTTATGACCTTTGCTGTCACTGTGGAAGAGATGAATCCATAGAACATACCTTCCTCACTTGTCAATATGTTGCAGAAATTTGGAGAGAACTGAAGAAAAGATTTGGCTTCCGGAAAATGCTCATTCCCTTTGTGTCGCCCCGGCAATGGATTCTTGAAACATTGGCGGGCtgctgagagagagaggccACTATCCAAGTGATATCTCTTCGGCATATCTAGGAAGCTAGGAATGCTGTTGGAAATGGAGAAAAGGAAGTGCATCCCCACTGTATAGTTGAAAAATTGATTGCTTATGTGGATATATATGGTGTTGCTGCATCTGTATGATCCGATCATTCCCAACAGGTGTGACTTCTTTAAGCCTCAACATTCACTACGGGACACGGGAACATTGCCCCAAAAATACTCGGTGaatcctttgccgagtgtaacacttaGCAACCGGCACACGACAAAAAACCTGCCGGCAaacaaactttgccgagtattttttgtcGGGCACctggcaaaagctttgccgagtgcccaaaaaacactcggcaacaatttcagaaaaaaataaaaaaaatccagttgctggccaccaccgccaccactgccggccaccaccaccgctgccgTCACTAGCCCAAGCCCTCCCTGGatctcgccgccatctccctccccctagccagcggcgccgccatctccctccaccTGGCCCGCGCTGCCATCTCCGTCACCCTCCATGGATCTCGCTGTgccaccgccgtctccctccATGTGGCCCGCGTCGCCACCGTCCCCTCCGCCCCTGCCCCACGCGCGCCATcgtctccttccccttccctggATCTTGCCgttgagggagggagggagggagcgccgGATATCGCCGGTGGGGAGGGGGCGGtcggagaggaagggggagggagaaggagggggcctCTGCCGCCCGGATCTCGCCggtgagagggagaaggagggggccggcgCCCAGATCTCGCCgatgagagggagaaggagggggccgCCGCCCGGATCCCACCGAGGAGGGgcgcggggagggggcggccgccgggggaAGGAGTGGCGGCCGGCCACTGCCGGATCCGGCCCCGAGGGGCCACCATGGCCCCCGCccaccatggcctccgccggatccggcctcaAGGGGCGGCACAGCGGACGAGAGGGGGGGCAGGGTcgcggaggagaagaaggggcgCGCGGGGTAGTCTCGGGCACTGGGGCTGGGGGGGTTAAGTAGATATTTTGTCCGAAGGtccaagacactcggcaaagttttgatttgccgagtgcaataaATAAAACACTCTggcaaattttttttctcatttttcttcgtTTTATAACACTTTCTTCTCcatttattttgatatattttaAAACACTCCATCAAATTacctcaacaatatatatttgattgttttactcatattattccatgaTTTTATGCGGTTATAgtcaaattcaatttatatgaattaaaatattataattgtctttaatacattaaaattattcAACAATTtcaaattaccaaaatttcacatgaaacaatatatgttctctattgactatacaaaaagttttgtagtcaaatcaaaactcgaccgtcactttgatttcaaatcttatcgaatccttctcaacgctagtattcttcttctgagatgcttcggtttgtaaacatttacgtgtgatgaaatgtgcaaaaccttctcaaatTTTTTTCGCAACCttcacgtatgatatcatcacatcatgacaaatctcatgattttcagactttgcttgctCACGTTCGTGGttgtgtttcctgaacaagatgtttgaaatttcttttcatttcatgggtcaggtctcaaattgggctaAGTAATATGAACATCATTTTtatactcattttattctataatttgaatcactagcagttcaaatttgacgtATACTAAAAATTTgcttgaaatacaattaattaattaaatatagcaaaaaaattcaaaaatataccaaattttaacatggagtaccacatgttgtatgtggggagtagaaaaaa contains:
- the LOC111257875 gene encoding F-box/FBD/LRR-repeat protein At1g13570-like; amino-acid sequence: MMLSLALGLSSKRPRTTSRSPATPDGPDHLSPLPVEMVEEILRRLPLDDAVRTSALAKPWRYRWAECPGLELVAGDPPAAVDAVLNRYTCNVSRAQLDVPEESYCKIDGWLRALATKGIRYLVVCFTPVLLLRLPLLPSSLFSCRELTSLLLKHCDIPPLPPSFDSFPNLLALQLDDVSFVENGERTFEALIAKCPSLRSLILLFPSIGSDHMHEGNYSDWTIRAPNLKHFIISAWQDYGWRIDDLPLIEEARVHLEGPELPRILPGLSKVKNLSVEITDDTIVERLSYFMNLKDLSLHTILITKSSTVLSMFCILRNAPNLEDLRITSLHESEENDEVNMEELLNAQRTVGLFSRLKCFCLFESIGHTNEMQFIEFLMSKATVLQEIEISVRDDGSKSPEVVFDELSQYKKASPQAEVIVNRTRSTT